The following coding sequences lie in one Apium graveolens cultivar Ventura chromosome 3, ASM990537v1, whole genome shotgun sequence genomic window:
- the LOC141712926 gene encoding sterol 3-beta-glucosyltransferase UGT80B1: MGIDGYANSSVDQKEKGEHRPVARSLNFNADALQELKAQSDIEQFGNGALDGADDPLISVSSESTYEPFGASSSDEEDNRIINSAAVEEKTSNVNSHLKNYVKHSATLEVSRDWSISPSRHPRRGLGHSITTPVRTHRNHFFESHGVAISRSMTEKQDMPRHDLKLDRLSEREKKKLIVELVKIQNDGTVKVDLTSDAPVASELLEFQSVEGKRPCVDYIVNDSSKPIPRLKIAILVVGTRGDVQPFLAMSKRLQEFGHHVRLATHANFRTFVESSGVDFYPLGGDPRVLAGYMVKNKGLIPSAPGQIFVQRKQLKAIIESLLPACTEPDIKSGEPFIAEAIIANPPAYGHAHVAEALGVPLHIFFTMPWTPTHEFPHPLARVPQSAGYWLSYIVVDLLIWWGIRGYINEFRKKKLNLSPIAYFSTYHGSLSHYPTGYMWSPHVVPKPVDWGPLVDVVGYCFLNLGSKYKSPEDFCQWIQKGSRPIYVGFGSMPLEDPKKTTDIVLEALKSTGQRGIIGRGWGNLGASPQTSDSVFFLEDCPHDWLFPQCSAVVHHGGAGTTATGLKAGCPTTIVPFFGDQFFWGERIHQRGLGPAPIPIDKLSVEALSDAINVMLQPEVKSLAMELAKLIENEDGVASAVDAFHRHLPPQLPVSDDEQPETDDDPNLLQWAFMQIGRVCSIPCG; this comes from the exons ATGGGTATTGATGGGTATGCTAATAGCTCAGTAGATCAAAAGGAGAAAGGTGAACATAGGCCGGTAGCAAGGAGCCTGAATTTTAATGCCGATGCATTACAGGAATTGAAAGCTCAGTCTGACATTGAGCAGTTTGGTAATGGCGCTTTAGATGGGGCAGATGATCCTTTAATAAGTGTATCAAGCGAGTCTACTTATGAACCCTTTGGTGCCAGTTCTTCTGATGAAGAGGACAACCGCATTATAAACTCCGCTGCAGTGGAAGAAAAGACCTCAAATGTAAACAGCCACCTGAAGAATTATGTGAAACATTCAGCAACATTGGAGGTCTCTAGAGATTGGAGCATTAGTCCTTCACGGCATCCACGGAGAG GCTTGGGTCATTCCATTACTACACCTGTGAGAACCCACAGGAATCACTTTTTTGAAAGTCATGGGGTTGCAATTTCTAGGTCTATGACTGAGAAGCAGGACATGCCAAGGCATGATTTAAAACTTGATAGACTGTCAGAGCGTGAAAAG AAAAAGCTCATTGTGGAACTCGTGAAGATACAAAATGATGGTACTGTTAAGGTTGATTTGACCAGTGATGCACCTGTAGCATCAGAATTGTTAGAATTTCAGTCTGTTGAAGGGAAACGTCCTTGTGTTGATTACATTGTCAATGATTCTAGTAAACCAATTCCGAGATTAAAAATTGCAATTCTTGTGGTTGGGACAAGGGGAGATGTCCAGCCTTTTCTAGCTATGTCAAAGAGACTTCAG GAGTTTGGTCATCATGTTAGGTTGGCAACTCATGCTAATTTCCGCACTTTTGTGGAATCATCTGGCGTAGACTTCTATCCATTGGGTGGCGATCCTCGAGTTTTGGCAGGAT ATATGGTAAAAAATAAAGGACTCATTCCATCAGCACCGGGACAAATATTCGTGCAAAGAAAGCAACTAAAGGCTATTATAGAGTCTCTTCTTCCAGCATGCACAGAACCAGATATAAAATCTGGCGAACCTTTTATAGCTGAAGCAATAATAGCGAACCCCCCTGCTTACG GTCATGCACATGTTGCTGAAGCTCTCGGTGTACCCCTTCACATATTCTTCACAATGCCTTGGAC GCCAACACATGAATTTCCACATCCACTAGCACGTGTACCCCAAAGTGCTGGTTATTGG CTTTCATACATAGTTGTGGATTTACTGATTTGGTGGGGAATAAGAGGATATATCAATGAATTTAGGAAAAAGAAGTTGAATCTCTCTCCTATTGCATACTTCAGCACATACCATGGGTCATTGTCTCATTATCCAACTGGATACATGTGGAGTCCTCATGTTGTGCCAAAACCAGTTG ATTGGGGACCCCTAGTTGATGTTGTTGGTTATTGTTTTTTAAATCTTGGATCGAAGTATAAATCTCCTGAAGACTTCTGTCAGTGGATCCAAAAAGGATCTAGACCCATATATGTTGGGTTTGGAAGCATG CCTCTTGAAGATCCCAAGAAGACTACTGATATTGTTCTGGAGGCATTGAAGAGCACTGGACAAAGGGGTATAATTGGCAGAGGTTGGGGAAATCTTGGTGCAT CTCCACAAACTTCAGATAGTGTTTTCTTCCTGGAGGATTGCcctcatgattggctatttccaCAATGTTCTGCTGTT GTTCATCATGGTGGGGCTGGAACCACTGCTACAGGATTGAAGGCAGGA TGCCCGACAACAATTGTGCCATTTTTTGGAGATCAATTTTTCTGGGGTGAGAGAATACATCAAAGGGGACTGGGTCCTGCTCCAATCCCTATTGATAAACTCAGTGTCGAAGCCCTTTCAGATGCTATAAACGTGATGCTGCAACCAGAG GTAAAATCTCTAGCAATGGAATTAGCAAAGCTGATTGAGAATGAAGATGGCGTTGCATCTGCAGTTGATGCATTTCATCGACATTTACCTCCTCAGTTGCCGGTGTCAGATGATGAACAGCCAGAAACCGATGATGATCCAAACTTGTTGCAGTGGGCTTTTATGCAGATTGGAAGAGTCTGCAGCATTCCTTGTGGATAG